From Vigna angularis cultivar LongXiaoDou No.4 chromosome 11, ASM1680809v1, whole genome shotgun sequence:
TCAGAATTATCCATTTCTGAACTAATCCTCTCaacctctatttttttctttgattttcttttcgAGTAAGTCAAATCATCTGTTGGGGTGTTTGACAAAAAATTGCCATCTTCATCTCTTCCACCAATATCTACATCACCCTTCGTTTTTCGCTTCTTTGATACTGAGTTGCAACCAAGCAATGGTGCCTCAGATCGCTCATTTTGATCACCCTTATATGCAGCAACATATTTCTGTCCTTTTCTCCCATGCCTACTTTGTCCAACTTCATTATTATCCAAAACCAACCGTCTTTCAAATAagtcatcttcatcatcaacatAATCGTGCAAATATTTAGACCTCACAATGGAATGATCAAGGTCGgttcttccttttttctttcgCTCAGCTGCATATGCATTTGATGAGGGCATGTCAAACCTTCCAATAGGATCCCCTCGTATTCGGCCATTTTTGCCTGCTTTGTATGCCTGCCTCcaatcatcatcaccatcatcaagCATGTCTGATCCTAAGGGATAGCCCTCTTCAATAAATTTACCAGCCTGTTTATGAAAAGGGCCGCCATTGCGTATTTCACCCTTCTGCTTTGCTTTAGAAAGGTAATTCTCTATACCATGCATCTGGCCCCGTTCTGTAAAGCCACCCTTCTTTTTGAAGGGTGTTATTACATTTGGCTTCAAATCTGTAACAAATTTGGCCTTCTTATCTAGGTGAGACTTCAACAATTTTGAGCGAGAGCCAGCAGCAGTACCCACCATGTAAGCATATTTGCTGTGTAACAAGGGAGTGTCATCCTCCTCATCACCCAACTGTTCAGAAGAGTCTGATTCAGTCTCTTCACTTCTTAAAAGCATCTGGTTACCCCTCAAAGGTATTGTCTCTTTACCTCCATTCTGCATAGAAGTCCCCTTGATCTTCTCCTGCAATGATTTTGCCCTGAAGTCAGATGATAGAAGTCTATCACTAACCTGTGGGGAGGATGATCTGAAAGGAGTGTAACTAAGATCAGGAGACTCTCTCCCTGCTTTCCATTTCTTGCCCTTTTGATACCAATCATCATATTTAAATGAAGAATCCATACCAAATTCCTGTCCCGGTGTTTCATTGCTACCAAAAAGTTCATCATAATCTCCAGAGTCAACCGTACTGCCTTTAAGTGGTAACTGTGAACTCCTAAATCTAGACTTTGCCTGCTCACTACCAACAAACTGTTGAACATTTTCTGGATACTTAGAATTTCTAGAATATTCATACAAACCTCTCTTAGAAGATGGCTTTGCGGGGAAGACTTTTAAATCAGAAGTTTGGTGGGCATTTCTAGTGTATCCATGCAGATCAGTCCTTGAAGACAGAGACAGACCCATCAAATTGTCAGTATCCACCTCATCACCTCTCATAAGGTCATGCCTCTTTCCCATTTTCCGGAAACTAGATTTTTCAATCATGTTGCTACGTAATAAATTGCGATCATGTGACATCTCCTCATTGTTGTCACCATTCCACTGCGGATCCCTCATCCTGAGCATTGACCCTGAATCATATCCAGCTGACTTGTTCTGATGAGAAAGAGCAGAAGTTGAACCATTTATACCAGGATTCACATCCAAAGCATGGTAGGCAGAAGATATGCGACCACTTGGGTCCTTTACTGATGGTGGCTTTGAACCAGCCAACTTGAGTATGCCTTTTGGGTTTTGCTTCCCAAACTTCTCTTGTTCAACAGCAGCTGATCGCACTCGAGGATGGATATCTGAACCAGAACCCACCCCATGAAAAGGATAACGACTCATTTTCTGTGAAATTTTCCTATCCTTGTTCTTCCTGTTCCATATACCTTCACCAGACTCCTCATCTGAAGAATCAACTTCCAAATCTTCCTTCTCGTACATCAAACTCTTTTGACTTCTCATAATGTTCAGGACACGTAGCCTTTCTTCAATACTGTATCCCCTACAGTTAAGCCAAGCATCTCTTATCTGACAAAGATTGCTGACCATGCTGTTCTGATGCTTCCTCAACAGATGATAGTGTCGTCGCTTCTGAAAAGAATTCATGCCCTCCCTGTAAAGCGCAACTCTCGGCTCACACAAGCCACCCTTCAACATATCAAACAACTTCTTAATGGGACTCCCAAAATGCAAGTTACAACCAGTGAAAACATCTTTCAAGGTCCGCACAAAAGTCTCTTGATCCATGTCAGGAAGATACTTAGCAAGTTCAAACCTCTCCTCCTCACTCAAGAAGTCATTCCACACATCCACCGACAGCACATCTTCAAGGCCAGTAAGATCGTACAGTTCCAACGGAATGCTGCAAGTCTGGTTCCCAATCTGACAAAACTCCGCGCCAGTCTCACCCAATTCCAGCAAATCAAAATCATCAGACCCCGCCCCAGAGTCAGCATCATCAAACTCATCGTCGTCGTCCGATTCCACGGCAGAGTTACGCCGCCGAATCACCTCTTCGTCACTGGACATACTTTCCCTACTTCGAGGAGAACACTCGGAATCAAGCCTGGACACCTTAAAGCTGTTCTTCTCAATTGCCATGAAACATAACACCACAGTGCCGCCAAAAACGAGTTCACGAACCGACCCAAATTCAAAAACTCGAACCGTCGACGCACAAATCTCAATCAAAACCCTAACAATCGCAATACcacaaattcaaaaacaaaaaacaacagAGCAGTCTCGACTTTTCCAAAACAATAACACCaccaataacaacaacaatcaaACGACAAACACATTTGAGAGAACCTAAATTAGAAACAATAATCACGGAACATCGTAAGCAATGAAATACGAGGGCTAGGAACTGAATACCTGAATCGCGATAGAAGAAGCGCGGAAGGAGAAATTGAGGCAGAGGCGGAGACATGGTGGGAAACGGAAGAGGAAAAGGGAAGGTTGCGCAGTGCGATATCGAAGAATGGCTTTTGGAAACCCTAAAATTGTTATATAGTGAGAAGAAGGGGAAGACAGAGGAAGGTGGAGAGGGTACGAAGAAGACGTAGATGACGTGGACGGAGATGAGCCGTGTGATTGAGAGATTGATGATGGGGCTGCGAAAAGACCAAAATCTCCCACCGCACCAAACAGGGATGAACGCAACTCGACGCAGAGAAAGAGGCCGCACCAAGAAAAAGTGACTCAGTGATTGAGTTACAAAAAATAAAGGGTTTGATTTAGTTTTGGTTCGGTTTAGGAGATAGAAAGAGAAAGACAAAGTATGTGTGTAAGAGAAGATGACTGAGTGAATGACTCAGCGAGCCAAGGAACCAGGTAGACCGTTGTATTTTGTTGTGTGTGTGAATCAGTTGCCACTCTATCATGGGCCCACGCCTCTCCAATTTCTCACCGTTCGATCATACGCGTCAGATCCAGATTTTTCATCCGGCGTCGTTTACCATcgagtctttttctttttcctaaaaTGTCCCTTAGTGTAAATACCTGAAACCAAACGGAACCTCACTCAATTACTATAAACTGCAAAATGCTAACACTGTTTTTTGCGCCGTCTTCAACACACCTGTTTTCTGTTTATGgttgttaaaattaaatattttaggtttcttaaatttaaatattttatttagttatatttGTTTACTTGGTAATAACAATTTTTGTGATACATTTTGCATTGTGAAGGTCACGATTTTGCATACATTTATTGTTAATATACTTTTTTCTAAGTATAAATGCTCCAAATATTGTGTACTTTCTGTAAATGGCgatctaaattatttttaagaaaatcttaTAAGTAAACGTCTGTTTTATTTTAGGAAAAAGGTATTTAACCCACTTAAACTTTATCTTTTCTCGATAAGCATCTTAGACTTTAGTATCATCTTAGTTTATTCTTAAACATTACTCTCATtgactaataaatattttaaatgttggttttatttcaattaattcatcCATACACGTTATACCTTTTTCTACATAAGCatcttaatttcaattttattttaattaattattaaatttacaattGTAACAAAATAATACTTAATGAATGATTGACtgattttcaatataaataatttaacccTAACTTAGTATTAAAAACAATGTAAAAAGAGTCGGCTTTGAGGttgaactaaaattaaattaaaggtACTTACGAAAATCGTACAATTGTAATgaaattaatgtttataataaaacttaagaATCATTACgacaaaaataaagttaaaacttCCTATTTGTcgaaaaaagttatttttttttttctgtttgttcattattttattattatatgttgtggaaagaaaagtttttaggatttctgattttttttatttgattattcagtttataaaattatatattttttggaaGTAATTAAAGTGAAcgttattattgtaattatttgaatgatttgaaCAATAAAAAATGAGACTAAATTTAAGGACTTAAGTGtgatttttttactaattttcaaattaaggaGTTAGTActgaaaataaagtattattgttaatttgacctattttaaattatttggtttTTATCCGCATGGACTATAGTCAAAAAAGCTTATAAGATCAAAAGATCCACAAAAATCTAATGGATTAAAGTAATTCATGGACCTTCTTTTTAACCTGAAGCACAATCTAAGCATGATTATGATTTAGTGAAAATAATGGAAATTAGGATGTGAATTAGTGAACTTTTGACATGTTATCAAATGAAGTCAACCCGTGATAATAATTGAATAAGAGTACACAATATTTTTCTCATAATGAGTGGACTCTTCTGAAAGATAAAGGTAGGAAAGAAAATGACTAAATTTATATagctaaattatatatttttaattcaataataaaaatgttatataaatatttaaaatagtattttcataattgaaatacaaaatattgttattgatgcaataattttcttatgtgacatttgaaaaattattactcattttcaatatattatttaataactagtgatagaaaaaaatcaatataagaaaaggttattttatttaatttattaaaatacacaatacatttttaaaatgttataaatgaaagttatcatttttttattaaaatataaagatattcCACCAGTAATAGTATCTTATTTCGAtcactaaaatataaaaatttaaaataaattaacacaacattttaaaagaagaaactaTTTAATACGTAGTGATTAAATTATAACTTATGTATCTGTTAATAAACGTATAAGTGATAGTTGTTTGgttttataatataatgttatgTATTCACTATTAATAAACACATACTCTTTTTTCTCTGCattcacttttattttgaagaacttTTAATAGTTATgctaactttaaaataaaaataaaaataaaaataaaaagatcatTCAGATATACAAGAGTCacactactttttttttcaaataataattcaacaatacatatttattattatgttacaatgcatgttttaaattattcttaaaatatacaCAAATTTCCACACTAGACTAGACTAATATAATTTGCTTGATGGTTTCAGTTCCTAATCCCTCCCTTGATGGAAGGTCAAACAGcttaaatctaataaaattacattaattttagaTCTTCCATTGGTAAATCTCAATGATCATGATCAAACTTTGCACCACTGAAAGGAGGGATTGAATTCCTTTAATTGTTCAAAATCGCAAAGAACTCATCATTTCTTGAATGCCATATCATATATAACTTCATCTTCCTAATCCTACAGGCCACAACATACAGTGAATAGAATGAAGTATAAcctcaacatatacacaaaaaAGGTTGAAGACATTACCTTTCAGAAAACATTTGTCTGTAAATCCTCCATATCtttgtcttctttttcttcttcagttTTCGGTAAGAGAGGAGCATCAAGTTCAGGAGGTTTCTGATAAGATAATCACAAGTTTAACTAGATGTTGAAGCAAGTGTCATAATTAGATGCAGTTTCTTAAATACTTTTGATGTTATATCCGCTAATTAAGAACTTACattgaaaattaacaaaaattactaAGATGAAGCTTTGACTTTAACAAGAGAACAgctaaagaaatatatttaagttatattGAAAGTTGAATTAGTATGTTACCATGCAACGAACCAGTGCCCAATTTACACCTTTGAAGAAAGGATGACGTTTAATTTGATTTGCTCCTTCACGTGACCCCAATCTGTCTTTGGGATCTCTCTGCAATAACCAATAAATTAGCTGCTTTCCCTGGAGACTTACCTGCATCAACACTTATTGCATGTTAAAACAATATTCTCACATTCCATTTGTGTTCACAGAGTGCAAATTCGGCATGATGCAATTAACACCAAACTCATCAACGGTGGCATAAGATTTTATTAGACTTTTATGTCAGTATGACTTATCCTGTAATTAGAGGCATTTGAATATACAAGCAtcattattaatcatttttttgataaatgttATCAGAGTTTAAAGTTGCATTTCCCAATTAGATCACAATTGAAATCTAGCTAAGGAGAACACTTACCGGTTTACTTTTGGGAAATTTAAGATCCTTGTGAAGAATATTTGCAAACgttttttgtcttgttttccCTCGGAATGGAGTATATCCATAGAGCATTTCATATATAAGAATGCCtaaaaaaaggattttgaaGTTAAGCAGTGTGAATTATGtgatatagtttaaatttggtttaaatATGTCTATAATCTATGCTCCTCTGAGTGTTGTCCTTACTAAAAAAGCGTCATACACGTTATGatgttggtgatggtttcaatTAATCACAATACTTTAACATGGGATATGGTTGCTTTTGAGTGAATATTTCATAACTATTCAATTCCATTATTTTTAACCTTcatatcattaaattaaatcagTTATGCTTGACTTGTTAATCAACAGAAAGgcagttaaattttttttgaaaataatagagATCTAACAACATACATATATGCATAAAAACTGACTTAACACTTATATAAGGAACATTATAAGGGACTAAATGTAAAATGTATTAAAACCGTCTTTGGTTAACTTTTTCTAATGTTAGATACTTATTTTGATTCAcagttgtttttttaaatatcaaaattaccTAGAGCCCACCAATCAACAGCACTAGTGTGACCAGAACCAGTTATAATTTCCTGCACAAGTTGAACTATCAGTtacaataaaatctaaataatgcATAAAAATTTCCAAAGTTGAAATTGTATGAATAACAATAACATAACCTGAATGTCAGAAAAAAGTTTTACTACTATGTCCAATAAAgctttttctaaacaaaatgcGAAGAATTGACTATATGTGCAAATACATGGTATCTATAATAATAAAGTACATTCAACACAAAATTATGTATTTGAATCAAGCATATATTGAACCATAGTTTTTGgtactaaataatataaaaaagtggaGTAATAACAAACCGGGGCTATGTACTCTTCTGTGCCAACAAAAGAATTTGATGCTCTCATTGGTTCAGCCATAAACATTGGAACCTCCTGACTTttctgtttcttcttcttcttcttttttgaaTTGGAAGCTGGAATTATAAGCTGCAAAGAGACAGacataagtaaaaatataaaactgttTCAGATacatgaattaaacttaaaaaagtattgtttctaattaaaatacattatcaaGTCCTTGTCTCTGATATACCTGTGGGTTACTAGAAGTTAAACATGACAAATCAAAGTCTGTTAGGGACACATGCCCATTGCTCTGGATTAACACATTTTCAGGCTTCAAATCTCGATATATTATCCCTGTAAATACTCACCAAACAATGTCATGTTAAACTTTGTTCTAATGAGCAAGTGTCTTGTTTAACTGGCAAGATTTCTTTCATGGAAAGAAATTTGAGTACGTCACCCTATGACACTTAatgtaatgaaatgaaaaataataatattgcaGTAAGATAAGTTCATCCATGTGATTCTGAAATATTTTGTTACTAAATATCTCTTAAGTTGCAAGAcagtttaaaaaattagaaaagaagacAACAATGGTTATCATGATGCTATATACTATATACGTGAATATAAGGCGAATAAGAGCCTACCTTGGCAGTGAAGATACTCCAATGCAATCACTACCTCAGCTgcataaaatctaaaaatattaaacttaatgTCAGTTGAAGAAAAGTATTGAAACACAAGTAGCATACTCTTTTGAAGAACAATCCTTTGTTttgttgaaatttaaaaattattggaaGTCCCATGTCGactaaagataaaacaattttatataagtGGATGTAAACTTCACGTTACAAATTGGTTTTACAgaattgagttagacttaaaattcatttcttaatataGTATCAGAACCATGAGTTAAAACCTATCATAGTGAAATTTGATCACATACAATATGTATATATGCCTTTTGGTGTATTTAGGTGGAGAAGTGAGAACCAAAGAAAGGTTTAGTCAAGAACTCGTGAAGTTGGATTTGGTCCTATATCTCATTCAATTTTGCAAACCACACCAATCGTACAAAAGGCCAAACTAATTGGTCATCTTCTTTTTCTAAGTAAACCCTTTCATATTGTGGAAATAATTTCCAAAATCCAATTTGAAAGCTCCTCCCACCCTTGTAAACatgtaaaaatcatttttatcaaaACTCTTTCCCATTTTCTTCATTCCATCATCTTATTTGTATAATTCAATATGAAGCAGTATAGTATACCTCACGGCGTCTTCCTTTAGAACCTTAGTTGGTTGCTGGTcaagaagcataaataattCTCCCCCAGGACAATAATCAGTTATCAAACAAACGTGTGTTTTGGTCTGCAAGTTAATCAAGTAAATAATCACGTGAATATCCTTAATACTCTGCAATTCGTGATTAGATGTAACGGGAAATGAAGACATTACTTCAAGCTAAGACAACGTAATTCGTTACTATGCCTAAAACAAAGGATCCATGGCAAAAGATTGATATGACATATTTTAACTCTATGATAGGTTATCCTAATGTTCCTACCAGTTATTCGcaattgataaataataatcaatatgcTAATGTAAAAGTACTATTCAAGTTTCTAACCTGAAACGAAGCATATAATGCAGGTAGAAAAGGGTGGTCCAGCTTGTCAAGAATTTCTCTCTCTGCGCAAGCTCTATGCACCTGTGGAAAGTGTACAAAGGTCAATCTATTACAACAGCAGGGTTAAATGTTGCTATAatatttacacaatttcaattaGAGTAATAATTTTGTTGCTTTAAGATAATTAGAAACACGACTATGTGTACTGTCTCAAGTGAACTAGTATTGCGATGCTGAGAAATCCTTATTCACATAATAGAAGTTAGATgccaaaaggaaaagaaaacaaagccAATACAACATGTAATGTTTACTTATACAGAAAACATATCGGTAGGACATGGTAAATAGATCCAGAAGTTAGAAATGAGAAGCTAAACGCAGACTTATGTTAATCACAGAATTCATATCAGAACCTTGTTACGATTGAGCATAACACTCTTATCCATAGCCTTCATGGCAAAACATTGACCTGTTCCTCTTAGCTCCACCAGATGCACACTGTAAACcaataacatataataatatcaatgCCAGAGAAGCTTGCTTCGGAAAAATAATGGAAcagaaataaattttctatcatacaaatcatcaaagaaattCTAATGACTTCAATTTTTGATTAACAAAAGAGATTAATTAATCTATAAGGTTTCTTTATATATACAGAAATGACACCAGTAGATATGACTAAATCTTCAAATGGTAAGTCAGTTAAATGTGGTCAATTCATTTCATACCTGACACTTAATTTACCCCCATGGTACCAGTACAACTGTGAAAGAGGGAAATGCAATAGAGGAATAAGGGAAAAACCTGCCAGTATCTCCTGATCCTAAAGGTTTAATCGGCCTAAAGTGCTTTAAACCTATTTGTTCTCCACTTTGTAGGACCTGAAAAAACATGGTTACAGaacaatttgaaaaattaacataaattccATCTGATTCAAGTGACCAGGAAAGTCCAAATACCCTATGGCATACAGATGGAAGTTTACTAGTTTCTTGGCATGTTCACCAACTCAATAAAATAAGCATGAAGTATTTATCACGTCAGCCCATCGTTTGTATTTTATAGTCGTATAGTGTAAAAGGAATTTCAAAAAACTGATAGACACGACGCATTCTCAAATATGAAAGTAGTACCTTCTGGATAGATTTCCATGCAGGGTTATCCTTCCTATGAGGTTTGGGGTGAACTGCTTTTGAATGATTTGTCCATAAATCGTCTGGTTTCTGGGGAGCACCAAAAGAGTGATCATTTCACCATTGAAGCCAAAAGGTCTTCGGAAGAAAAAGACAACTAATAGCAATAGATGTTACCGTATTAGCATCCGGAAGATCTCTCACTGCCACATCAACATTTTCAGCAGTTTGTTTGACCTGAGGATGGATTTCAAATGTACTTGTTATATGCACAAAAGAAATAGCtcataataaatgtaaaatgtttCGGGGAAAATCATAATTCATAGGGTTTATTTTAATAGACTTTCAAATTTAAAGCctactgtaaaaaaaaaaaaaaactaatgagAATTTAAATCCTGATTTTTTTGCATTGATGATGACTTGGGATAACGTATGAACTCGTATAAAGAATTTGAGTAGGGACCAACCATTTGTTCTCCCTCCTTTGCAGTATCTTCTGCGATGCAGTTCTGAAGAGGCTCTACATGTTGACTACCATCTAGTTGAACACCAATAAAATACTGCACTTCTCCCTGTTAAACCAAGAAGAAAGAGACAAAAGCTAACATTCGTATTCTGTTATGTTAAAATACAGGTGAAAAGAATACGATCTACTACCCAAAACAAACTTTGTAGGCGAAGATCTAAAGGATGTAACATCTTCAGAGGACTATCATACGATGTACCTTCTGATCACGCATAGGTTGCAAATGAAACAGGTTCCAGAACTTCTTCCCTGGGTTGAACAGAGAAATCTTTAATAAGTGGAGAAGTGATTGAACATTATTGATCTTCACGTTAAATATATTTCTACATATCCTTTGTACGCTAAGAAAGGAAATCAGGATTCTAGAACAGGAACTTACAGCAACTGTTgtgagcttttttttttttaatgactaGTACTAGTGCAGTTATATGTTATTCGTGAAAAACAGAGATAACAGcagttttatttctttataattaaatgTATGATATTGAATACCTTATAGTAAACATTCCCTATCATTCGAAACTTAATTAGATACAATAGTTACAATCCAAATCTATAAGAAATTAGCCTACGGAAGTTGTTTTCCTAGGAGAGAATCAAACAAGCTTACCACTCTTTGTATAATTAATCAGTTGCACGGTAACTTCTGTTTGGTTGTCAATTGCCTCTCTAATTTTTCTCACAGTTGCTGGATCAGTTTCAGGTCCTTGTAGAAACCTAAATAGCCAAATAGCACATTATGTACACACTGAATTGTGACATTACAAAACGACTTTTTGATCATTTCATGCTggtaaatcaaaattattaaatttgagtCACCAGCTTCCATATAGCATAAGTATACTTGCCGTGTAATAACATTGCTTCAAAGCATACCTGCAGTTCCTTCCCAAGATTTCTTCACGACTATATTCTGTAAGCTCTAAGAAGCTATCCGATGCAAAGATCTGAAAAAGCAAAAAACAAGTACAAACTTTACAGTGTCACATGTTTACCTACAGTACAAGAATCCAAAGCAGAAGGGAAACACTTTTCACTGTTGTACAAATGATTCAGAGAATCTTACTATTGGATTGTCTGGAAGCCTTGGGTCAGTAATGACAAAGTTTTTCTCAATACGTTCAAGCGTGGTAGCAAGATCAAgaccttttcttttttccctctgcttttctttctcatctACGTCAAAACTATCAGGCCTCTCACCATCCTCACTATCAGAGCTGACATCCTCAATAACTTCATTTTCCACGCTTTCATCGTTGGACCGACTTTTCCGCCTGAACCTGTAGCA
This genomic window contains:
- the LOC108334124 gene encoding phototropin-1, with the translated sequence MEQSEKSPKKISSVRSSFPRDPRGSLEVFNPNTSTATNSRVRSQPLWKPWTESEEPRNEITATSWMAINPAAQADAECDTAAQRAAEWGLMLRTDTETGKPQGVAVRNSGGEEPNVAKLAATASSSRKNSQNSARTSGDSSSDGGIGVVDGIPRISEDVMGALSAFQQTFVVSDATKPDYPILYASGGFFKMTGYTSKEVIGRNCRFLQGADTDPGDVAKIKEALEAGKIYCGRLLNYKKDGTPFWNLLTISPIKDEDGKVLKFIGMQVEVSKHTEGLKEKTLRPNGLPESLIRYDARQKEKATNSVSELVQIMKRPRALSESASRPSIRKSGFAEEEKQSLQEEEEEEEEEEKEKAEKIFRRKSESGVSFGRKSEGGNKISMQRISEVPENKLKNSQRRSFMRFRRKSRSNDESVENEVIEDVSSDSEDGERPDSFDVDEKEKQREKRKGLDLATTLERIEKNFVITDPRLPDNPIIFASDSFLELTEYSREEILGRNCRFLQGPETDPATVRKIREAIDNQTEVTVQLINYTKSGKKFWNLFHLQPMRDQKGEVQYFIGVQLDGSQHVEPLQNCIAEDTAKEGEQMVKQTAENVDVAVRDLPDANTKPDDLWTNHSKAVHPKPHRKDNPAWKSIQKVLQSGEQIGLKHFRPIKPLGSGDTGSVHLVELRGTGQCFAMKAMDKSVMLNRNKVHRACAEREILDKLDHPFLPALYASFQTKTHVCLITDYCPGGELFMLLDQQPTKVLKEDAVRFYAAEVVIALEYLHCQGIIYRDLKPENVLIQSNGHVSLTDFDLSCLTSSNPQLIIPASNSKKKKKKKQKSQEVPMFMAEPMRASNSFVGTEEYIAPEIITGSGHTSAVDWWALGILIYEMLYGYTPFRGKTRQKTFANILHKDLKFPKSKPVSLQGKQLIYWLLQRDPKDRLGSREGANQIKRHPFFKGVNWALVRCMKPPELDAPLLPKTEEEKEDKDMEDLQTNVF
- the LOC108333924 gene encoding uncharacterized protein LOC108333924, whose protein sequence is MAIEKNSFKVSRLDSECSPRSRESMSSDEEVIRRRNSAVESDDDDEFDDADSGAGSDDFDLLELGETGAEFCQIGNQTCSIPLELYDLTGLEDVLSVDVWNDFLSEEERFELAKYLPDMDQETFVRTLKDVFTGCNLHFGSPIKKLFDMLKGGLCEPRVALYREGMNSFQKRRHYHLLRKHQNSMVSNLCQIRDAWLNCRGYSIEERLRVLNIMRSQKSLMYEKEDLEVDSSDEESGEGIWNRKNKDRKISQKMSRYPFHGVGSGSDIHPRVRSAAVEQEKFGKQNPKGILKLAGSKPPSVKDPSGRISSAYHALDVNPGINGSTSALSHQNKSAGYDSGSMLRMRDPQWNGDNNEEMSHDRNLLRSNMIEKSSFRKMGKRHDLMRGDEVDTDNLMGLSLSSRTDLHGYTRNAHQTSDLKVFPAKPSSKRGLYEYSRNSKYPENVQQFVGSEQAKSRFRSSQLPLKGSTVDSGDYDELFGSNETPGQEFGMDSSFKYDDWYQKGKKWKAGRESPDLSYTPFRSSSPQVSDRLLSSDFRAKSLQEKIKGTSMQNGGKETIPLRGNQMLLRSEETESDSSEQLGDEEDDTPLLHSKYAYMVGTAAGSRSKLLKSHLDKKAKFVTDLKPNVITPFKKKGGFTERGQMHGIENYLSKAKQKGEIRNGGPFHKQAGKFIEEGYPLGSDMLDDGDDDWRQAYKAGKNGRIRGDPIGRFDMPSSNAYAAERKKKGRTDLDHSIVRSKYLHDYVDDEDDLFERRLVLDNNEVGQSRHGRKGQKYVAAYKGDQNERSEAPLLGCNSVSKKRKTKGDVDIGGRDEDGNFLSNTPTDDLTYSKRKSKKKIEVERISSEMDNSDLRLTDMGTADREQETKPQKKTFTLITPTVHTGFSFSIVHLLSAVRLAMISPHAEDSLEVGKPREELNKAQEGTANGDLSNNKIDANGESGDSLSMLSLTVQEIVNRVRSNPGDPCILETQEPLQDLVRGVLKIFSSKTAPLGAKGWKVLAVYEKSSKSWSWTGPVLHNSPDHDTIEEVTSPEAWGLPHKMLVKLVDSFANWLKCGQETLQQIGSLPAPPLALMQVNLDEKERFRDLRAQKSLNTISPSSEEVRAYFRKEEVLRYSIPDRAFSYTAADGKKSIVAPLKRGGGKPTSKARDHFMLKRDRPPHVTILCLVRDAAARLPGSIGTRADVCTLIRDSQYIVEDVSDAQINQVVSGALDRLHYERDPCVQFDGERKLWVYLHREREEEDFEDDGTSSTKKWKRQKKDAADQSDQGTVTVACQGTGEQSGYDLCSDLNVDPPPCTEDDKGMELLSTDARLNQEAHVDVNLASEEGNACDGNSMAWESLGLNTTRELCQENSTNEDFDDESFGRERPVGLLSASLL